The Mustelus asterias chromosome 18, sMusAst1.hap1.1, whole genome shotgun sequence genome has a window encoding:
- the LOC144507328 gene encoding G-protein coupled receptor 68-like, translated as MTKCTDHSIHQILFPPVYIIVFVIGLPTNLLSLYHSYLQIRQRNELGIYLCNLTISDMLYLISLPFWVQYMLLHDDWVHSRALCTLSGLLLYQNIYISIGFLCFISINRCLAVAYPLKFKFLHTRKAAVLISALIWLKEIPACSFYIHSQVLSTDKENDTLCFEHYPMQTEDRYLNSYKFSIGFFLPLILFLISYKKVLTTVGKVRGLQQVQKLRIKKLVSASIIIFLVCFAPYNILLMVRIIFEHDCWFADSIFEVYHIGVLLTCLNCVADPILYCFISPSSQGWLGRFLDPVTSLLCRKKTEVTEATDIQAKTTVMNRIEITC; from the coding sequence ATGACCAAATGTACCGACCACAGTATCCATCAGATCCTGTTTCCCCCCGTCTACATTATTGTCTTCGTCATCGGCCTCCCGACTAATCTGCTGTCCCTGTATCACAGCTACCTGCAGATCAGACAGAGGAACGAGCTGGGAATCTATCTCTGCAATCTGACCATCTCAGACATGTTGTACCTCATTTCCTTGCCCTTCTGGGTTCAGTATATGCTGCTGCACGATGACTGGGTCCACTCTCGGGCACTCTGCACACTCAGTGGTCTGCTCCTCTACCAGAATATCTACATCAGCATTGGCTTCCTCTGCTTCATCTCCATTAATCGCTGTCTTGCTGTTGCCTACCCTCTGAAATTTAAATTCTTACACACCAGGAAGGCTGCAGTGTTGATCAGTGCTCTCATCTGGCTCAAGGAGATACCTGCCTGCAGCTTTTACATCCACTCCCAGGTTCTCAGTACAGACAAGGAGAATGACACCTTGTGTTTTGAACATTATCCAATGCAGACAGAGGACAGATATTTAAATAGTTACAAGTTCTCCATTGGGTTCTTCCTCCCTTTGATTTTATTTCTCATTTCATACAAGAAAGTGTTGACAACTGTTGGTAAGGTCCGCGGGCTTCAACAGGTGCAAAAATTAAGAATTAAAAAATTGGTTTCTGCGTCAATCATCATTTTCCTGGTTTGCTTTGCTCCTTATAACATTCTCCTGATGGTTCGGATCATATTCGAGCACGACTGTTGGTTTGCTGACAGTATTTTTGAGGTTTACCATATTGGTGTGCTGTTGACATGTTTAAACTGTGTGGCAGATCCCATCTTGTACTGTTTCATATCGCCAAGTTCACAGGGCTGGTTAGGCAGGTTCCTGGATCCTGTTACAAGCCTCCTTTGTCGCAAAAAGACAGAAGTAACTGAGGCCACAGATATACAGGCCAAAACAACGGTTATGAATAGAATTGAAATAACATGTTAA